From Trichoderma atroviride chromosome 1, complete sequence, one genomic window encodes:
- a CDS encoding uncharacterized protein (EggNog:ENOG41) has protein sequence MPGRSEPDAPQGLNHSYYNPEEPPDINSQQSSASSRRSKAGKSRRDQSPGGDNKSRSSRRDPSPGHGNMPNNKHRDYDPYYDRHPPRDAPRDSRRSSQRDAPRNSHHRDDERRPRDYEYAPEPRERRHKSSNREPSGGQYSRSRNASPDPKYRSSRSIPSGNRDRDRDRDWDRDRDRDRDRDRYGSHRSRGAPTYASDDERDRRRPSHRSQPREADDSYDRRRDQDRRRDQDRSRDRDRHRDQDRSRDQDRHRDRDRAPVDGGHLKRRNTMPNVKSSSTREKTPFWKNPQFQAIGKSIAMATAQAYMENRHEKGNLVGAKGAKIGFRALGTALTEQLNNKNKKRR, from the coding sequence ATGCCTGGACGCTCCGAACCTGATGCGCCGCAGGGCCTCAACCACTCCTACTACAACCCAGAGGAACCACCCGATATCAACTCTCAACAATCTTCTGCCTCGTCTCGCCGGTCAAAAGCTGGAAAGAGTCGGCGAGACCAATCTCCCGGCGGCGACAACAAATCTCGCAGCAGCCGTCGTGATCCTTCTCCCGGCCACGGCAACATGCCTAACAACAAGCATCGAGATTATGACCCTTATTATGACAGACATCCGCCCAGAGATGCGCCGAGAGACTCCCGGAGAAGCTCGCAAAGAGACGCGCCGAGAAACTCGCACCACCGAGACGATGAGCGGCGCCCACGGGACTATGAGTACGCTCCAGAGCCACGTGAGCGCCGTCACAAGTCTTCAAATCGAGAACCATCCGGAGGACAGTATTCACGCTCCCGAAACGCCTCTCCAGACCCCAAATATAGATCTTCACGAAGCATCCCATCTGGTAACCGCGATCGTGATCGGGACCGCGACTGGGACCGAGACCGTGATCGGGACCGAGACCGGGACCGTTACGGCTCTCATCGATCCCGCGGCGCCCCAACTTATGCAAGCGACGATGAGAGGGATAGACGACGTCCAAGCCATCGCTCACAGCCTCGCGAAGCAGACGACAGCTATGATCGAAGGCGCGACCAAGATCGGAGGCGCGACCAAGACCGAAGTCGTGACCGAGACCGACATCGTGACCAAGACCGAAGTCGTGACCAAGACCGACACCGTGACCGGGATCGTGCACCTGTTGACGGCGGCCACCTAAAGCGCCGAAACACGATGCCAAACGTCAAAAGTTCAAGCACCCGAGAAAAAACTCCCTTTTGGAAGAATCCCCAGTTTCAAGCTATAGGGAAATCGATAGCGATGGCCACCGCGCAAGCCTATATGGAAAATCGCCATGAGAAGGGTAACTTGGTGGGAGCAAAGGGAGCCAAAATAGGTTTCCGCGCTCTAGGTACTGCTTTGACCGAACAACTTAAcaataaaaacaagaagagacgCTGA
- a CDS encoding uncharacterized protein (EggNog:ENOG41~SECRETED:SignalP(1-19)): MKLSTSFLAIGLFTGVSIAQNSTVQVAHVTLRSEGDDHSFPMSVPADGKPVFTYSTLPACVIDTVGPANLSSTIASDGVTQQVVIDPPQTVTSITCQGTCVETWSACFDDATGQSLGPCCNGLCIANRCRPFNQP; this comes from the exons ATGAAGCTCTCCACGTCGTTCCTCGCCATCGGTCTCTTCACCGGCGTGTCCATCGCCCAAAACAGCACCGTCCAAGTCGCCCACGTCACTCTCCGCTCCGAGGGCGACGACCATTCTTTCCCCATGAGCGTCCCGGCCGACGGCAAGCCCGTCTTCACATACAGCACGCTCCCC GCATGTGTGATTGACACCGTCGGCCCGGCGAATCTGAGCAGCACCATTGCGTCGGACGGGGTGACGCAGCAAGTCGTGATTGATCCGCCGCAGACGGTCACGAGCATTACCTGTCAGGGCACCTGTGTCGAGACTTGGA GTGCTTGTTTTGATGATGCAACGGGCCAGTCACTTGGGCCTTGCTGTAATGGTCTTTGCATTGCCAATCGCTGCAGACCTTTTAATCAGCCATAA
- a CDS encoding uncharacterized protein (EggNog:ENOG41~TransMembrane:1 (i261-279o)), translating to MPSFRARAAQACDGCRVRKVKCNSTQPCSQCSHLGLGCIYSPSTKRKPSVRNRLVTQLRNKSSIAASSHGISIAASPSDYPERPPGPAVTSIAGIVNPDQDGVPSAGIAAIAIAGAGVGAAGGGGYALGTGIGAGVGVGAGAGAGAGIDTPPPPAWDARTFTTGFFIGMLAKYEEQVYPGSPIITSYEVRQSIGSMHVDPDDAAFVYAVGAVTIHLTTPTVQGEAGAKMTELIRQSLSAYRRAQSVVDDVHNARPMDVRTTFRRIMTCVFLAVSVMAFGRLDRCFAMLREAMTMVQMIQVQQCSHSAVPLEPRDVPKFHRIYWHVFILERLLTILAGYPSIMAPLPTGLPARDAAIPAHIDAGFSRLIRLFQLLDGPLLLYWSAQQNPAQPVAGVTLQWIEGKQAQLDQDEAGASEAEQGLIDSGRGTFTELQHVDLLVTRLWMRSLLWQYGLMHRLFRSAPQREDLAIHLQVYRLSAQLRNLVSQLESISTVVTHGIGLVHKVFEITSTVADVLALPLSYGQTEDDVRRRIHDFVFLVRFLFSFERAEREQQDYLRERLDGLQQQYTIVNFADMAGLNPMVHGAYH from the exons ATGCCATCGTTTCGAGCACG AGCAGCCCAAGCTTGCGACGGATGCAGGGTGCGAAAGGTGAAATGCAATAGCACGCAGCCGTGCTCTCAGTGCTCGCACCTGGGCCTCGGGTGCATCTACTCGCCGTCGACGAAGCGCAAGCCCAGCGTGCGCAACCGGCTGGTCACGCAGCTCCGCAACAAGTCGAGCATAGCGGCCTCGAGCCATGGCATCAGCATTGCCGCGTCGCCGTCTGACTATCCCGAGAGGCCGCCGGGGCCAGCGGTCACGTCCATCGCCGGCATCGTGAACCCGGACCAGGACGGGGTGCCCTCTGCCGGCATTGCGGCCATAGCCATTGCCGGAGCTggtgttggtgctgctggcggtggtgggTATGCGTTGGGCACTGGTATTGGAGCCGGTGTTGgagttggagctggagctggtgctggtgctggtatagacacgccgccgcctcccgcATGGGACGCTCGCACCTTCACCACGGGCTTCTTCATCGGCATGCTGGCCAAGTATGAGGAGCAGGTGTATCCCGGCAgccccatcatcaccagctACGAGGTCCGCCAGTCCATTGGCAGCATGCACGTCGACCCCGACGACGCCGCCTTTGTCTATGCGGTTGGGGCAGTGACGATCCATCTGACGACGCCCACGGTGCAGGGCGAGGCCGGAGCCAAGATGACGGAGCTGATCCGGCAGAGCCTCAGTGCGTACAGGCGGGCGCAATCGGTCGTCGACGACGTCCACAACGCCCGGCCGATGGACGTGCGCACCACGTTCCGCCGCATCATGACGTGCGTCTTCCTGGCCGTGTCCGTCATGGCCTTTGGCCGCCTGGACCGCTGCTTCGCCATGCTGCGCGAGGCCATGACGATGGTGCAGATGATCCAGGTCCAGCAGTGCTCGCACAGCGCCGTGCCCCTGGAGCCGCGCGACGTGCCCAAGTTCCACCGCATCTACTGGcacgtcttcatcctcgagCGCCTCCTGACGATCCTCGCCGGCTACCCAAGCATCATGGCGCCGCTGCCCACGGGCCTGCCGGCGAGGGACGCGGCCATCCCCGCCCACATCGACGCCGGCTTCAGCCGCCTGATCCGCCTgttccagctgctggacgggcctctgctgctgtacTGGAGCGCGCAGCAGAACCCGGCGCAGCCCGTGGCCGGCGTGACGCTGCAGTGGATCGAGGGCAAGCAGGCCCAGCTGGACCAGGACGAGGCCGGCGCCTCAGAGGCCGAGCAGGGCCTGATTGACAGCGGCCGCGGCACCTTTACGGAGCTGCAGCACGTCGACCTGCTGGTGACGCGGCTCTGGATGCGCTCGTTGCTCTGGCAGTACGGCCTGATGCACCGGCTGTTCCGCTCGGCGCCGCAGCGCGAGGATCTGGCCATCCATCTGCAGGTCTATCGGCTCTCCGCGCAGCTGCGGAACCTGGTGAGCCAGCTCGAGAGCATCTCCACCGTCGTTACCCACGGCATCGGGCTGGTGCACAAGGTCTTTGAAATCACCAGCACCGTGGCCGAcgtgctggcgctgccgctcAGCTACGGCCAGACCGAGGACGACGTGAGGCGGCGTATACACGATTTCGTGTTCCTGGTGCGTTTCCTGTTTAGTTTCGAGCGAGCGGAGCGGGAGCAGCAAGATTACCTGCGGGAGAGGCTGGACGggcttcagcagcagtacaCCATTGTCAACTTTGCCGATATGGCTGGGTTGAATCCGATGGTACACGGAGCATACCACTGA